Proteins encoded by one window of Moorella humiferrea:
- the yabP gene encoding sporulation protein YabP, producing MADGQHQITIVNRQKLMISGVLHVLNYDEEEILLETTMGLLTVKGKDFNISSLNLETGNLEAEGMVNNFSYSEGKGARGKNILQRLLR from the coding sequence ATGGCCGACGGGCAGCACCAGATCACCATAGTCAACCGGCAAAAACTCATGATAAGCGGCGTTCTTCATGTATTGAATTATGATGAAGAAGAAATACTCCTGGAAACCACCATGGGCCTTTTGACGGTAAAGGGCAAAGACTTTAACATCAGCAGTTTGAATCTGGAAACCGGCAACCTTGAAGCCGAGGGAATGGTAAACAATTTTTCTTACAGCGAGGGGAAGGGCGCCCGGGGAAAAAACATTCTCCAGCGCCTCCTCCGATGA
- a CDS encoding RNA-binding S4 domain-containing protein — protein MRLDKFLKVSRLIKRRTLAKEVCDGGGVEVNRRPAKAGTEVKPGDVITLKLGNRWQTIEILATPENIPADRAKEIYRVLAEGRDDTGNA, from the coding sequence ATGCGCCTTGATAAATTTTTAAAGGTATCCCGTTTAATTAAACGGCGCACATTGGCCAAAGAGGTCTGCGACGGCGGCGGCGTAGAAGTGAACCGCCGGCCGGCCAAGGCCGGCACGGAGGTCAAACCGGGAGACGTCATCACATTAAAATTGGGAAACCGATGGCAGACTATAGAGATATTGGCGACGCCGGAAAATATACCCGCCGACCGCGCCAAAGAAATTTACCGCGTCCTCGCCGAGGGAAGAGATGATACGGGGAATGCATAG
- a CDS encoding SpoIID/LytB domain-containing protein translates to MRRKIGTLIATLLLLSAVLEGCRAPARRPAAEEPTISLYINQTGEVKRMKIEEYLPGVVAAEMEPTWPLNALAAQAILARTFTMKKIQEGGVKAHSTDASTSVEEFQAYDPTRVNDNVRRAVEMTRGQVIKYKGDYVNAWFYASGGPRTAASAVEGLNFNREPAPYIQSVPDPGMAITTPENKSWTATFTNAEIAAAVRKLTGQDPGPFTSVNIEAKGPSGRATKFKVGRLTVDAPALRLALGNDRLRSTLITGITADGGRVTFKGQGYGHGVGMSQWGARALAEQGKSPQEIIKYFFKDVELVKAW, encoded by the coding sequence TTGCGGCGTAAGATTGGAACGTTGATAGCGACCCTGTTATTGTTAAGTGCTGTCTTGGAGGGGTGCCGGGCACCGGCCAGGCGACCGGCGGCGGAGGAACCCACCATTTCCCTTTATATTAATCAAACGGGCGAAGTTAAACGGATGAAAATAGAGGAATACCTTCCCGGCGTAGTGGCGGCCGAAATGGAACCAACATGGCCCCTTAATGCCCTGGCGGCCCAGGCAATCCTTGCCCGGACCTTTACCATGAAGAAGATCCAAGAAGGCGGTGTTAAAGCCCACAGCACCGACGCCTCCACCAGCGTTGAGGAGTTTCAAGCATACGACCCAACGAGGGTCAATGACAACGTGCGCCGGGCGGTGGAAATGACCAGGGGCCAGGTTATTAAGTATAAAGGAGATTATGTCAATGCCTGGTTTTATGCTTCCGGCGGCCCGCGGACGGCGGCTTCGGCGGTAGAAGGCCTCAACTTTAACAGAGAACCGGCCCCGTACATTCAAAGCGTTCCTGACCCGGGAATGGCCATAACCACACCGGAAAATAAAAGCTGGACGGCGACCTTTACCAATGCCGAGATAGCCGCTGCGGTAAGGAAGCTGACGGGGCAGGATCCGGGACCGTTTACATCGGTAAATATTGAGGCCAAAGGTCCCTCGGGACGGGCCACCAAGTTTAAGGTGGGGAGATTGACGGTTGATGCGCCCGCACTGCGCTTGGCCCTGGGCAACGATCGCCTGCGCTCAACCCTCATTACAGGCATTACCGCCGACGGCGGCCGGGTGACCTTCAAGGGACAAGGGTACGGACATGGTGTAGGAATGAGCCAGTGGGGGGCCAGGGCACTGGCGGAACAAGGCAAATCACCCCAGGAGATCATTAAATACTTTTTCAAAGACGTGGAGCTGGTGAAGGCCTGGTAG
- a CDS encoding HU family DNA-binding protein — translation MNKVDLVASVAEKADLTKKEAEKVVGAVLASIEEALAQGDKVQLVGFGTFEVKERAARVGRNPRTGEEIKIAATRVPVFKPGKALKEAVAK, via the coding sequence TTGAACAAGGTGGATCTAGTGGCCAGCGTGGCGGAAAAGGCCGACCTTACTAAGAAAGAGGCAGAAAAGGTTGTCGGCGCCGTCCTCGCCAGTATCGAAGAAGCCCTGGCCCAGGGCGATAAGGTGCAGCTTGTCGGTTTTGGCACCTTCGAGGTCAAAGAAAGGGCCGCTCGCGTGGGACGCAACCCGCGCACCGGCGAGGAAATTAAGATAGCGGCCACGCGGGTGCCGGTATTCAAGCCCGGCAAAGCCTTGAAAGAAGCTGTGGCCAAATAA